In a single window of the Cydia amplana chromosome 4, ilCydAmpl1.1, whole genome shotgun sequence genome:
- the LOC134663155 gene encoding endoribonuclease CG2145-like: MKCAIVLLACLAASQADDLASAAGQIFNNILPNLIKNQATSSDGNSAQNTLQQIGTVVGGVVDYAKTKSYEDLLKTVQDSTTDEDLVRVSEEMFNADINNAFNYIQVNLQGQTSPMSKDDKAPANLLAVNDNVWNGPTIKPFVALFDNYHKNVIRPEFVTPNEESEQTTYINTILATGPIRSLMSFLVSKGLTQLNEYPEQVNLLKKIWFTKYARHWTGLCKCSCAFENIFMAELKSNDVLGLHSWLFFAKREQDHKANYLGYVSKLDLAGKGLILKQHSILSETKDAPEVTMFVGTSPELETALYTLCFMARPDGQCRLRYNNVQFTIQTKTLKSENIKLIDTAYPVF; encoded by the exons ATGAAGTGTGCCATAGTCCTCCTCGCCTGCCTGGCGGCTAGCCAAGCCGACGACCTAGCCTCCGCCGCCGGTCAAATCTTCAACAATATACTTCCCAATCTCATCAAAAACCAGGCGACTTCTAGTGACGGAAACAGCGCCCAAAACACTCTTCAACAAATCGGCACTGTTGTCGGCGGTGTAGTGGATTATGCCAAAACAAAGAGCTATGAAGACCTTCTCAAAACAGTGCAGGACTCCACGACCGATGAAGACTTGGTACGAGTCAGCGAAGAGATGTTCAACGCAGATATCAATAACGCATTCAACTACATCCAAGTGAACCTGCAGGGCCAAACCAGCCCCATGTCTAAGGACGATAAGGCACCAGCTAA CCTCCTAGCTGTTAATGATAACGTTTGGAACGGACCAACTATCAAACCATTCGTCGCTCTTTTCGACAACTACCACAAGAATGTCATTAGGCCAGAGTTCGTCACCCCTAAT GAAGAGTCCGAGCAAACTACTTACATCAACACTATTTTAGCTACCGGACCTATTAGAAGTCTTATGTCCTTCCTAGTAAGCAAAG GTTTGACTCAGCTGAATGAATACCCGGAACAAGTAAACTTGTTGAAGAAGATTTGGTTCACCAAGTACGCGCGCCACTGGACCGGCCTGTGCAAGTGCAGCTGTGCCTTCGAGAACATCTTCATGGCTGAACTCAAGTCCAATGATGTATTAG GTCTGCATAGTTGGTTGTTCTTTGCTAAGCGAGAACAAGATCACAAAGCCAACTACCTAGGCTACGTCTCCAAACTTGACTTGGCTGGG AAAGGACTAATTCTGAAGCAGCACTCCATCCTCAGTGAAACGAAGGATGCTCCCGAAGTGACCATGTTCGTGGGAACCTCCCCCGAGCTCGAGACGGCCCTGTATACCCTCTGCTTCATGGCGCGCCCGGACGGACAGTGCAGGCTGCGTTACAACAACGTGCAGTTCACCATTCAGACCAAGACTCTCAAGTCTGAAAACATCAAGCTTATAGACACCGCGTACCCAGTCTTCTAA